A single genomic interval of Aegicerativicinus sediminis harbors:
- a CDS encoding MlaD family protein: MKISREVKTAILVISGIILFIYIYNFLKGDNLLTSSRIYYAYYDNVEGLSPSTPVTINGLNVGKVQTITFDEDGSGRLLVKMIVENNFKFSENSTAELYEAGLIGGKAIAIVPANDGAPAAKDEAVLKSEIKAGLSELVNRRLTPLQEKIENTMVSGDSLLTNFNTIFDDNTKKNLQDAIAELKQTIVVFKEMGNSVNALVSANDEKLGRTLDNFENVSSDLAQISDSLARADLAGTLKELQGAVENFNQLLSSVNNGEGSVGKLLNDEKLYANLEGASKQLEMLLQDMKLNPKRYVHFSLFGKRPKPYDAQENMEEDSLQLQN, translated from the coding sequence TTGAAGATCTCTAGAGAAGTAAAAACCGCAATCCTTGTAATCTCGGGGATTATTTTATTTATATATATCTACAATTTTCTGAAAGGGGATAACTTGCTAACATCGTCGAGAATTTATTACGCTTATTACGATAATGTGGAAGGTTTATCACCTTCAACCCCCGTTACAATTAATGGATTGAATGTAGGTAAGGTTCAGACAATTACATTTGACGAAGATGGATCTGGGAGGCTGCTTGTAAAAATGATTGTGGAAAACAATTTTAAATTTTCAGAAAATAGCACAGCTGAGCTATATGAAGCGGGATTAATTGGAGGTAAGGCTATTGCCATTGTTCCGGCTAACGACGGTGCTCCTGCTGCTAAAGATGAGGCCGTTTTGAAGTCTGAAATTAAGGCCGGTTTATCTGAATTAGTTAATAGACGGCTTACACCACTTCAAGAGAAGATTGAGAATACTATGGTAAGTGGAGATTCATTATTAACAAATTTCAACACAATATTTGATGATAACACCAAAAAGAATTTGCAAGATGCAATTGCCGAATTGAAACAAACTATAGTAGTGTTCAAGGAAATGGGAAATAGTGTTAATGCCTTAGTTTCTGCAAATGATGAAAAACTGGGCAGGACACTGGATAATTTTGAAAATGTCTCAAGTGATCTAGCACAAATCTCCGATTCTCTTGCGAGAGCTGACCTTGCAGGGACTTTAAAAGAATTACAAGGTGCCGTAGAAAATTTCAATCAATTATTGTCAAGTGTTAACAACGGGGAAGGATCTGTTGGAAAACTACTCAATGACGAAAAATTATATGCAAATTTAGAAGGTGCTTCTAAACAATTGGAAATGTTGTTGCAAGACATGAAACTTAATCCTAAGCGTTACGTCCATTTTTCACTTTTTGGTAAACGTCCAAAACCTTACGACGCTCAAGAAAATATGGAGGAAGATAGCCTACAGCTACAAAACTAA
- a CDS encoding N-acetylmuramoyl-L-alanine amidase family protein yields the protein MKTYLIKPFVFISLILTTFYLSASNPNNPDNKFVVVLDAGHGGKDPGRPTNFGYKEKDIALKIVLELGKKLQKDPQIKVIYTRTTDVFVDLFDRGKIANKADADLFVSVHCNAHHTQAYGTETYVLGLSRTKTNFEVAKAENEVIYLEDNYEAKYDGFDPNSPESYIGLTLMQEEYLDQSILLARFIEDNFSNNLKRKSRGVKYAGLIVLHQTYMPSVLVETGFITNRSEGDFLNSKRGQDQMSTSIANAIFNYKKRIDQNVGTHLDEVMQTQRPKIIEESDVVFKIQIAAGKRKILTEPSNFKGLTDVTMEDSSDFIRYYYGNTPVYSEALRLQKEAKAKGYPSCFIVAYKNGEKIDVSEARKSSSN from the coding sequence ATGAAAACGTATTTGATAAAGCCATTTGTATTTATCTCATTAATATTAACAACTTTTTACCTTTCTGCCTCAAATCCAAATAACCCTGATAACAAATTTGTAGTTGTTTTAGATGCGGGCCATGGAGGAAAAGATCCGGGAAGGCCAACAAATTTTGGCTATAAGGAAAAAGATATTGCCTTAAAGATAGTTCTTGAATTAGGAAAGAAACTACAAAAAGATCCTCAAATTAAAGTTATTTATACAAGAACCACTGATGTTTTTGTTGATCTCTTCGATAGGGGCAAAATTGCCAATAAAGCTGATGCGGACCTTTTTGTCTCAGTTCATTGCAATGCACATCACACACAAGCATATGGAACAGAGACTTATGTGTTAGGACTATCTAGAACCAAAACTAATTTTGAGGTAGCAAAGGCAGAAAATGAGGTAATTTATTTAGAAGATAATTACGAAGCTAAGTATGACGGTTTCGACCCTAACTCGCCAGAATCTTATATAGGTCTTACCTTGATGCAGGAGGAATATTTAGATCAAAGTATTCTGTTAGCCCGATTTATTGAAGATAATTTTTCTAACAACTTAAAGCGCAAGAGTAGAGGTGTTAAGTATGCCGGACTTATCGTATTACACCAAACATACATGCCAAGTGTTTTGGTGGAAACTGGTTTTATTACGAATAGATCAGAAGGTGATTTCTTAAATTCTAAACGAGGGCAGGACCAGATGTCGACTTCTATTGCTAATGCTATTTTCAATTACAAGAAACGAATCGATCAAAATGTGGGGACACACCTCGATGAAGTGATGCAAACCCAACGGCCTAAAATTATTGAAGAATCAGATGTTGTTTTCAAAATCCAAATTGCTGCTGGAAAGCGAAAGATACTAACCGAACCATCTAATTTTAAAGGGCTTACAGATGTAACTATGGAAGATAGTTCAGATTTCATAAGATATTACTACGGAAATACACCGGTATATTCTGAGGCTTTGCGCCTTCAAAAAGAAGCTAAAGCCAAAGGATACCCCTCATGTTTCATAGTAGCCTATAAGAATGGTGAAAAAATTGACGTTTCTGAGGCAAGAAAAAGCAGTTCCAATTAA